A genome region from Leptodactylus fuscus isolate aLepFus1 chromosome 6, aLepFus1.hap2, whole genome shotgun sequence includes the following:
- the LOC142208982 gene encoding phospholipase A2, membrane associated-like, producing MSLRLLLLLSLVSVDVSGHNLGTFNDMIKKVLDKRRADFTFYGCQCGIFRGAEIVDEIDRCCHTRTCCLIRILNEGCDSVSSSYYYTYENGNITCSEDMPGCVKRLFECDKAAVLCMKSQKYIEENRKHMVNNRCKGGHLPC from the exons ATGTCACTCCGTCTGCTGCTCCTCCTTAGTCTAG TATCAGTGGATGTGTCAGGACATAACCTCGGTACGTTCAATGATATGATTAAGAAAGTGTTAGACAAAAGGAGAGCAGACTTCACCTTCTATGGCTGCCAATGTGGAATTTTTCGTGGTGCTGAAATAGTGGATGAGATTGATAG GTgctgtcatacaaggacttgttgcCTCATACGTATCCTAAATGAAGGCTGTGACAGTGTTTCCTCTTCTTACTATTACACTTACGAGAACGGGAACATCACCTGCA GTGAGGACATGCCCGGATGTGTCAAGAGACTCTTTGAGTGCGACAAAGCAGCCGTGTTGTGTATGAAGAGCCAGAAGTACATAGAAGAAAATAGAAAACACATGGTGAACAACCGATGTAAGGGAGGACATCTACCCTGCTAA